A segment of the Frankineae bacterium MT45 genome:
CAGGCCGACGACACCCGTGGTCATGAAGGCCCCGAAACCACCGATGTACTGCTCGATCGGCTCCCCGGCCTTGGTGAGGCTGACCCCCTGGGCGGCGACGTAGAAGGCCAGGAAGGCACCGCCGAGTTGTTTGGCCGCGCCCAGAATGACCCAACCGGGGCCGGCGGCGATAACGGCCGTCCACCATTTCTTGGCATTGGCGGCCGTCTTCTGCGGCATGAACCGCAGGTAATCCACCTGCTCACCGATCTGGGCGATGAGGGAGAGAGCAACGCCCATACCCAGGCCGAATCCGATGCCACTGAAGTCCGAACTTCCGTTGTTACCGGCGAAACTCGTGAAATCGGAGTATTTACTCGGCTCAGTGAAAGCGATGTAGACGAACGGGGCAAACATCAGAATCAACCAGACCGGTTGCGTCCACACCTGAAGCTTTGACATCGCAGTCATTCCGAAGACGACCAGCGGAATGACGATCAGCGACGCCAGGATATACCCGAGCGCGAGCGGCAACCCGAATCCGGTATTGAAGGCCTGGGCCATGATCGAGCCTTCAAGGGCGAAGAAGATGAAGGTGAAGCTGGCGTAGACGATCGAGGTGAAGGTCGAGCCGAGGTAGCCGAAGCCGGCCGCCCGGGTCAGAAGGTCCATGTCGATCGAGTACTTCGCCGAGTAGTAGGCGATCGGGACCGAGGTCAGGAAGATGACGAGCGCGGCGACCAGCACCGAGGCGAGCGCGTTGGTGAAGCCGTGGGTGATGGCGATCGAAGCACCGATCGCGAAGTCGGCCAGATAGGCGATTCCGCCGAGCGCGGTGGTAGCGACGGTGAATTCGGTCCACTTCCTAAAGGACTTGGGAGCATACCTAAGCGAGTAGTCCTCAAGAGTCTCGTTGTCGACCATCGAGTTGTAGCTGCGGGCTACCTGCTTCTCCATTGCCGAGTGCGGCAGTGACGGTGGGACGACGGGTGGCGGCGGAACTTCTGAGATATCCGAGGACATTGCGATCTCCTTCTGCGCGCTGCGACGGTCGCGCTATCACGGCAATACGTGGCCCGCTTCCAACGGGGAGAATCCGGTTCAAACTGTGGATTCGGTAAGCGGAAGAATGGCGAGATCAAATTTCTGACGTGCGCGATTCCTATTACCAGTGAGTAACGGTCTGCTCACTCACACGGAGCGCACCACTCGCGCGGGCCGCGGACTCAGCCGCAACTGCGGTGGCGTCATGGCAGCGGACGCTGCGGTGGCGTCATGGCAGCGGGCGCTGCGGGGCGTCAGGGCAGCGGGCGCTGCGGCGGCTGGGGTGGCTGCACAGGCATCGCCGGGTAGACCCCGACCTGGTCGGAGGGCACGATCTGCCGGCCGAGCGGGAGCAGCGAGATCGGGACGAGTTTGAAGCTGGCCACGCCGAGAGGAATCCCGATGATGGTGAGACAGAGCAGAATGCCGGTGACGATATGCCCGATCGCGAGCCACACCCCGGCCACAATCACCCATAGAACGTTGCCGATCACCGACCCGACTCCGGCATCCTCTCGGCGAATCACACTGCGTCCGAACGGCCAGAGCGCGTAGTTCGCGATCCGGAAGGAGGCTATGCCGAAGGGAATCGTGATGATCAGAATGCAGCAGACAACTCCGGCGACCACGTAGGCGATCGCCATCCAGAATCCGGCGAGCACCAGCCAGATGATGTTGAGCAGCGTCCTCACGCGATCACCATCTCAAACGCGTCCACGCCGGCACCGCTACCGTGAAGGTCATGGTCGACGCCCCGCAAGCCGCCAACTCCGATGTCTCCCCGTCCGAGTACGACGTGATCGTGATCGGCGGCGGACCGCCCGGCGAGAACGTGGCCCAGTTCGCCATCCAGGGCAGCGATCGCACCGCCGTCATCGTGGAGCGTGAACTCGTCGGTGGCGAATGCTCGTACTGGGCCTGTATGCCGAGCAAGGCACTGCTACGCCCCCTGGACGTGCTCGCCGCCGCCCGTGCCCTCCCCGGCGTCGCCAGCCTGGTCGGCGACCAACCCATCGACGCCGCCGCGCTACTGGCCCGGCGCGACGACTTCACCAGCCACCACGACGACTCCTCGCAGGTCGAGTGGGCCGAGAAGAACAACATCTCGGTCGTCCGGGGCCACGGCCGTCTCGACGGCTCCAAGCAGGTCAGCGTGACGGCCAGCGACGGCTCGGTCCGGACCCTGACCGCCCGCCACGCCGTCGTGCTGGCCACCGGCACGACCGCCGCGATTCCGCCCGTCGACGGCCTGGCCGAGGCACTCCCCTGGACGTCACGCGATGTGACGAATCTTCATGAAATCCCAGGACGAATCGCGATCGTCGGTAGCGGCGTAGTGGCCTGCGAGGCGGCCACCTGGCTGCGCGGCCTCGGAGCGGAGGTGACCGTCATCGGCATGTCGGAGCGTCCGCTGGAGAAGAACGAACCCTTCGCCGGTGACCTCGTCGCCCGGCAGTTCGCCGACTCCGGAATCGTGCTCCACAACGGGGCGAGCGTGGAGCAGGTTCGGCGGGCCGACCCGCAGGATCGGGGCGAGGGACAGCTGCACGGCGGGGTCGTCGAGGTGAGCTTCAGCGGTCACACCATCGAGGTCGATGAAGTGCTGGTCGCGGCCGGTCGCCGCCCGGCCAGCGGCGACCTCGGGCTAGCCTCGGTCGGACTGGAGGAGATCGTCGCGGCGAACAAGGGCTTCGTAGCCACCGACGACCATCTGGCCGCCAGCGGCCTTGAGGGCGACGCCCCTCCCTGGCTCTACGTCGTCGGTGACCTGACCGGACGCGCTCTGCTGACCCACATGGGCAAGTACCAGGCCCGCATCGCCGGAGCCGTCATCGCAGCCAGGGCCGAGGGACGCAGCCTGGACTCCGACCGGTTCCGCGATCGCGCCGATCACGACCAGGTCCCGCAGGTCACCTTCACCGACCCGCAGGTCGCGTCAGTGGGGCAGACCGAGGCCGGTGCGCGAGCGGCCGGCATCGATGTCGAGACCGTCGAGTACGACCTGGCCTCTGTGGCCGGTGCCTCCCTCACCCGCGACGGCTACCGGGGGCGGGCCAAACTCGTGATTGACCGGTCGAGCAACGTGATCGTCGGGGCGACCTTCGTCGGGCCCGAGGTGGCCGAACTCGTGCACGCGGCCACCATCGCAATCGTCGGACGGGTCGGGTTGGAGACGCTCTGGCACGCCGTCCCGTCCTATCCGACGGTCAGTGAGATCTGGCTGCGCCTGCTGGAGACTCTCGACAACCAGCGCCGCGGCGAGCGCTCCCCCAGCTGACACGTAGCGCCGGAGGGTCCTAGGCGCAGACTTGATTCAGCAACGCGACGTAGCGCTCGCCGATTGCCTCGACCGAGAACAGCTGCGCGTGTTCAGCGGCGTGCTTGCCCAGCTCCGTACGCAGTTCGTCGTCCGAGAGCAGGTCATGCAGCGCCTCCGCGATCTCTGAGGCCGATCCGGGCGCGACCAGCCGACCGGATTCGCCGTCCTCGACGGCATCGGCCAGACCGGGGAGTCGAGACGCGATGATCGGAACCCCTGCTCCCATCGCCTCCAACAGCGCCACCGGAAGGCCGTCCTGATCGCCGGAAGCCGCCTGAATCGACGGGAACACCGCTACCGCCGCGGCCCCGTACTCCCGCGCCAACTCGGCTCGGCCGAGCGCGCCGACGAACGTCACCGGCAGGCCAGAGGCCTTCTCCTCGAGTTCGGCGCGGAGCGGGCCGTCGCCGACGATACGCAGCTGCACTCCTGACAGATCCAGCTGCCGGAGAGCCTCAAGAAGGTGCGCCAGGCCTTTCTTCTCGACCAGGCGACCGACGAACAGCACTCTTCCCGATTCGCGTTGCATCGTCTCGGCAACCCGACTGATTGCTTTCAGGTCCGCACCCATCGGCAACACATGCGTCGTCTGCGGGTCCGAGCCAAGGGCCAGAAGCTGATCCCGCATCTCCGAGTTCATTGTCGTCGCCGCGGTAGCGTTGCGCAGCACCAGCCGGATAAGTCGACGGCTGATCGGATCCTTCAGACCGTAGAGGTCCCCGCCCAGGGTCGTGACGACCTTAGGGATTCGCGGTGCCGCCAACAGGGCCACAAGCCCTTGCGGAATAAGCCAATGAACGTGCATGACGGTCGGCTTGACCCGTCGCACGGCGCGCCGCACCGCAAGGAACTCCGCGATGAAGAAGAACGGCACCTGAAGCCACCGGCTCGGGCGGCTGCGCAAGTTCTCCAGGATGGCGCCGTCAGCCAGATCCTCCCAGCGCCGGAAGAAGTATCGAAATCGGATCACTGACAGCGCGCCGTCGATCTCGGTCGGACGACCGCCGGGAACCGCCGGAACCACCACCGTAGTCGCGAACGCCTCGGACTCGAACGTCGCCAGATCGCGGACGAACGCTGGGACGCCGTCAGCTGGGTTTGTCGGATAGGTCGAAGCGAGAATGAGTAGGCTTCGGGGGTTCATGCAAGACATTATTCATCAGAGGATTGACATGCTCACGGTTGGCTCATCCTTCGCGGTACTCGGCGCCTCAGGATTTATCGGAGGTGCGCTGGCCCAGGCGATCGAGGAGCGGCAGCAAGAGTGCTCACGTTTTACGCGCTCATTACCGTTCATAGTCGACGGTGAGCTGGCACCCGCGCTGCAGACGGCCGACGTCGTCTTCTGGTTGGTCAGCAGCATCCGGCCGGCGACCTCCACCAAGCCGGGAACAGCCTCGCAAGACCAGCACGCCTTGGAACAGCTTCTCGACCTGCTCGATCGTCGCCGATCGCCGGCACCGCGGGTGCTCGTAGTCAGTTCCGGAGGCACCGTCTACAACACCGACGCGCCACCGCCCTACACGGAGTCCTCGCCGACCCGCGGTGCGAACGAGTACGGCCAGGCGATGCTTGCCGTCGAAGAGTTGGTGCGTGAACGGTGCGCCGACCATATCGTTCTGCGGGCGTCGAACGTGTACGGTCCCGGCCAACGTATACGCCGTGGCCAGGGAGTCGTCGCTCACTGGCTCGACGCGGTCCTACGCCAGGAACCGATTCGCGTGATGGGCGATCCGTCGATCCGGCGCGACTACGTATACATCGATGATGTCGTCGACGCGCTGCTCGCTGCGGCGGTCGCCGACCAAGCTCCTCGTATCGTCAACGTCGGGTCGGGCCACGGGACGTCGCTTGGCGAACTGCTGGACCTGCTCGTCGAAATCATTGGCCCGGACGTGGACATAGAGCGCAGTCCGGCCCGGACCTTTGACGCGCCGAGCACCTGGCTGGATGTCAACCTCGCCCGCGAAGCGCTCGGCTGGAAGGCGACAACGAGCTTGGAGGAGGGGCTGCGGCGCAGCTGGCAGGCAGCTTCGGCCGCCTTCAGCTGAGCGGCAGACGAGCAGGCCGCCCCAGCTACAATACTGAAGCGCTAGAGCGTAGCGGCCCACACGAAGACGAACTACCTGAACCTTGGAGTGCTGCATGGAATCCGCCCGCATCCGGCATCGCCAGGGCCCAGTCCACGTCATCGACGGGGTGCCCTATCCGGACCGCGCGAGCACTCTCTCCGTTCTTCCCGGGTCGGTCGTCGGCCAGTGGCTGGCTGACAATGCGGGCGCTGTGCGAGGCGATCTGCTCGATCTCGGCGCGGGAAACCAACCCTTTCGGCCGTGGTACGAACCGCTGGCGAAGTCGGTCGTGGCACTCGATGTCGCACCGGCGCCGGGCCTGTCGCTGCTGTCGATGGCCGCGCCGCTGCCCTTCCAGGCAAGCTCCTTCGACACCATTCTCTGCACCAGCGTGCTGGAACACGTCGACAACGCTGAGAAGGCCGTCGCCGAGATGGTGCGGGTTCTACGGCCGGGCGGCCAGCTGATTATCACGGTGCCGTTTCTGTACCCGACCCACGAAGCGCCGTACGACTTCTGGCGCACCACCCACATCGGGCTCCGCGCTGTGCTCGAGCGACACGGACTCGAAGTGGGCGAGGTGGCCGCCCAGGGTGGTCCGTTCCTGCTCGTCAGCCATTACTTGACCGCCGGACTGGTCCAGGCGCTCGGTCTAGCCGCGCGACGGCTCGGATCGATCGGCATCCTCTTCGACAACCCACTGATCCGAGCGATCATCGCGGCTCCGCAGCGAGCAGTGCAGTCGCGGCTCAGCTATCGGCTCAGTGCGCCGGCCAGGATCGCCAGCCTCGGCTACATGACGATCGGCCGCAAACCCTAAGCATCTGAAGCGTCAATGCCGACCTGCGCCGTGGCAACTGCCGGCTCGATGCTCGGCTCGGACCGCTAAACCGCTAGCGGCTGTGGATGCCCGGGACCCTTAGTGGCGGCGGGCCACCACGAAACGATCCCGCCCGGTCAGGTCGATCCGGGTATGAACATCCGTAAATGCTTGGGTCTTCTCGATGAGAGCGCGGGCCGACGCACCCTGTGAGTCGTCGTGCTCCATCACCAGCAGCCCTCCGGCGCGCAGCAGGCGCGCGGCCGCTGCCACGACGAGCGCCGGGGTCGCGAGCCCGTCCTCCCCACCCCCATAGAGCGCGAGCTCGGGGTCATGCCAGCGCACCTCAGGCGGTAGCGGCTCCTGGGGAACCGGCACATACGGCGGGTTGGAGACGACGACGTCGACCGACGCTTCGAGCTCGGCCAGCAGCGACCGATCGGCGACGTCGCCGGCCACCACCGTGAGATTCAGCCCCAGTCTCGAGGCGTTCTCCGACGCCAGCTCGATCGCCTCGGCTGAGATGTCGACGGCGACCACCTCGGCCGACGGCACCTCCTGTACGACTGAGAGGGCGATCGCGCCGGTCCCACTGCAGAGGTCGAGCACCTGTGGGGTGCGGCCGGCGGCCAGTACCGCGAGCGCCTCGTTGATCGCCGCCTCGGCGACCAGTTCGGTCTCCGGCCGCGGGATGAAGACACCAGGCCGGACGGCCAGCGTGAGGTAGCGGAACGGCGCGCTCCCGAGGATGTGCTGCAGGGGCTCCCGCCGCGCGCGCCGCTCGACCAGCTCGGTGTAACGCTCCTCGAAGTCGTCGCCGACCTCCGGCGCCATCGCGATGACCAGCCGCGGCACTTCGAGAACGAAGGCGGCCAAGGCGAACGCGTCGACCCGAGGGCTGTCGACGCCGGCCGCCTCCAATCGGCGGCCGGCGTCGTTCACCGCGCGCTGCAGTCGCTCCCGCGAGGAGCTCGTCACGCCCGCCGGCTCAGCTCGAACAGGGTCAGGCCCGGTAGTCGCGCAGCAGGCCGCGGCTGATGATCGTCTTCTGGATCTCTGAGGTGCCCTCACCGATGAGCAGGAACGGCGCCTCACGCATCAGGCGCTCGATCTCGTACTCCTTGGAGTACCCGTAGCCGCCGTGAATCCGGAACGACTCCTGGGTGACTTCGGCGCAGTACTCGCTGGCGATGAGCTTGGCCATACCGGCCTCGACGTCGT
Coding sequences within it:
- a CDS encoding UDP-glucose 4-epimerase: MLTVGSSFAVLGASGFIGGALAQAIEERQQECSRFTRSLPFIVDGELAPALQTADVVFWLVSSIRPATSTKPGTASQDQHALEQLLDLLDRRRSPAPRVLVVSSGGTVYNTDAPPPYTESSPTRGANEYGQAMLAVEELVRERCADHIVLRASNVYGPGQRIRRGQGVVAHWLDAVLRQEPIRVMGDPSIRRDYVYIDDVVDALLAAAVADQAPRIVNVGSGHGTSLGELLDLLVEIIGPDVDIERSPARTFDAPSTWLDVNLAREALGWKATTSLEEGLRRSWQAASAAFS
- a CDS encoding Methyltransferase domain-containing protein produces the protein MESARIRHRQGPVHVIDGVPYPDRASTLSVLPGSVVGQWLADNAGAVRGDLLDLGAGNQPFRPWYEPLAKSVVALDVAPAPGLSLLSMAAPLPFQASSFDTILCTSVLEHVDNAEKAVAEMVRVLRPGGQLIITVPFLYPTHEAPYDFWRTTHIGLRAVLERHGLEVGEVAAQGGPFLLVSHYLTAGLVQALGLAARRLGSIGILFDNPLIRAIIAAPQRAVQSRLSYRLSAPARIASLGYMTIGRKP
- a CDS encoding release factor glutamine methyltransferase; its protein translation is MTSSSRERLQRAVNDAGRRLEAAGVDSPRVDAFALAAFVLEVPRLVIAMAPEVGDDFEERYTELVERRARREPLQHILGSAPFRYLTLAVRPGVFIPRPETELVAEAAINEALAVLAAGRTPQVLDLCSGTGAIALSVVQEVPSAEVVAVDISAEAIELASENASRLGLNLTVVAGDVADRSLLAELEASVDVVVSNPPYVPVPQEPLPPEVRWHDPELALYGGGEDGLATPALVVAAAARLLRAGGLLVMEHDDSQGASARALIEKTQAFTDVHTRIDLTGRDRFVVARRH
- a CDS encoding Glycosyltransferase involved in cell wall bisynthesis, which codes for MNPRSLLILASTYPTNPADGVPAFVRDLATFESEAFATTVVVPAVPGGRPTEIDGALSVIRFRYFFRRWEDLADGAILENLRSRPSRWLQVPFFFIAEFLAVRRAVRRVKPTVMHVHWLIPQGLVALLAAPRIPKVVTTLGGDLYGLKDPISRRLIRLVLRNATAATTMNSEMRDQLLALGSDPQTTHVLPMGADLKAISRVAETMQRESGRVLFVGRLVEKKGLAHLLEALRQLDLSGVQLRIVGDGPLRAELEEKASGLPVTFVGALGRAELAREYGAAAVAVFPSIQAASGDQDGLPVALLEAMGAGVPIIASRLPGLADAVEDGESGRLVAPGSASEIAEALHDLLSDDELRTELGKHAAEHAQLFSVEAIGERYVALLNQVCA
- a CDS encoding dihydrolipoamide dehydrogenase produces the protein MVDAPQAANSDVSPSEYDVIVIGGGPPGENVAQFAIQGSDRTAVIVERELVGGECSYWACMPSKALLRPLDVLAAARALPGVASLVGDQPIDAAALLARRDDFTSHHDDSSQVEWAEKNNISVVRGHGRLDGSKQVSVTASDGSVRTLTARHAVVLATGTTAAIPPVDGLAEALPWTSRDVTNLHEIPGRIAIVGSGVVACEAATWLRGLGAEVTVIGMSERPLEKNEPFAGDLVARQFADSGIVLHNGASVEQVRRADPQDRGEGQLHGGVVEVSFSGHTIEVDEVLVAAGRRPASGDLGLASVGLEEIVAANKGFVATDDHLAASGLEGDAPPWLYVVGDLTGRALLTHMGKYQARIAGAVIAARAEGRSLDSDRFRDRADHDQVPQVTFTDPQVASVGQTEAGARAAGIDVETVEYDLASVAGASLTRDGYRGRAKLVIDRSSNVIVGATFVGPEVAELVHAATIAIVGRVGLETLWHAVPSYPTVSEIWLRLLETLDNQRRGERSPS
- a CDS encoding Uncharacterized membrane protein YccF, DUF307 family; amino-acid sequence: MRTLLNIIWLVLAGFWMAIAYVVAGVVCCILIITIPFGIASFRIANYALWPFGRSVIRREDAGVGSVIGNVLWVIVAGVWLAIGHIVTGILLCLTIIGIPLGVASFKLVPISLLPLGRQIVPSDQVGVYPAMPVQPPQPPQRPLP
- a CDS encoding Purine-cytosine permease is translated as MSSDISEVPPPPVVPPSLPHSAMEKQVARSYNSMVDNETLEDYSLRYAPKSFRKWTEFTVATTALGGIAYLADFAIGASIAITHGFTNALASVLVAALVIFLTSVPIAYYSAKYSIDMDLLTRAAGFGYLGSTFTSIVYASFTFIFFALEGSIMAQAFNTGFGLPLALGYILASLIVIPLVVFGMTAMSKLQVWTQPVWLILMFAPFVYIAFTEPSKYSDFTSFAGNNGSSDFSGIGFGLGMGVALSLIAQIGEQVDYLRFMPQKTAANAKKWWTAVIAAGPGWVILGAAKQLGGAFLAFYVAAQGVSLTKAGEPIEQYIGGFGAFMTTGVVGLAVFFVVLSQIKINVVNAYSGSLSWSNFFSRVLHYHPGRVVWIFFNVGIALTLMEMGVFGFLNTVLGFYSNVAIAWIGALVADLVVNKPLGLSPPLIEFKRAHLYNFNPVGFGSMVVASTVSIMAFYNWFGAYPQAFSPFIALALAFVLSPLLAVVTKGKYYIAREDTLAEPLMVDGQLSAVTLECSVCTTTFERPDMANCPFHSGPICSLCCSLDKKCHDMCKKTDAQLIQLTSPPAAEAAR